The window CTTGCGGCTCGGTATTTTGTAGGTCATGAAGGAATTGGTCTGCAGGGCGCCGCGCTCGTCGTACTTGACGTCTTCGTAGAGGGCGAGGCCGATACCCTGCACCAGGCCTCCCTCGGCCTGGATCCGCGCGAGGTTGGGATTGACGACGGTGCCGCAGTCGATGACCGCGATGTAGTCGAGCAGCTCGACTTTGCCGGTTTCTTTGTCGATCTCGACTTCGGCGAAGCCGGCTACGAAGGGTGGCGGCGATACCGGGCTGCCGTGGCTGGCGTAGCCGGACAGCTGCCGACGGTCGGGGCCGACGACCGAGCGCTGGGCGAGCTCGGCTAGGGTGATGGTGGCGCCGGCGGGACCGGTGAGAATGGAGCCGTCGAAGGTCACCTCTGCCGGTGCGGCGTTCATAAGGGCGGCGGCGGCGACGATTATCTTTTCCCTTAGCTCACCGGCGGCCTTGACGACGGCCATGCCGGTGACATAGGCGGTGCTGGAGGCGTAGGAGCCGGTGTCGAACGGCGATACGTCGGTGTCGGCGGCGTGGACGATGATGGTGTCCATAGACGTTTCAAGCACTTCGGCCGCCATCTGGGCGAGGATGGTGTCGCTGCCTGTACCCATGTCGGTCGAGCCGAGGAGGAGGGTGTAGTTGCCGTCGTCATTAAGGCGCACCTCGGCCGAGGCGGTGTCGATGCCGGCGATGCCCGAGCCCTGCATGGTGACCGCCATGCCGACGGCGCGCACCTTGCCGCCGAGGTCGCGGCGGGGGTACTTGTCCAGCCAGCCGATGAGCTCGCGGCCGCGTTCGATGCACCTGTCAAGCGACGAGCTGCCGAGGATGCGGTTGTGGTAGATGTCGATCTCGCCGGCTCTGATGATGTTTTTGCGCCTGAGCTCGCACGGGTCGATGCCGAGGGCGTCGGCGAGTTTGTTGACCGCCGATTCGACGGCGAAGCAACCCTGGGTGGCGCCGTAGCCGCGCATCGCCCCGGCCGGGAGCTTGTTGGTATAGACGGCGTGGCCGGCGTAGCGGACGGCGCGTGCCTTGTTGTAGAGCGGCAGGCTCTTTTCGCCGGCGACGGAGAAGACGGTGGGGGCGTGCTCGCCGTAGGCGCCGGTGTCGGACAGGCACTGTACGTCGATGGCGCGGATGAGGCCGCCGCGGTCCGCGCCCAGGCGCACCTTGAGGCGCATGGCGTGGCGGCTGTTTGTGGCGGTGAAGGTTTCCTTGCGCTCATAGACGATCTTGGCCGGCCGGCCGGTGCGAAGGGTGACGATGGCCGCGAATATCTCGACAACCGCGGTCTGTTTGCCGCCGAAGCCGCCGCCGATGCGGGGCTTTATCACCCTTATGCGGCTGGCGGGCAGCTCAAGGGCGCGGGCGAGGTGCCGCCGCACGTGGAAGGGTATCTGGGTCGAGCTGACGACCACAAGGCGGCCGGCGTGGTCGAGATAGCTGAAGGCCCGGTAGGTTTCCATCATCGCCTGGGCCTGGGCCTGGGTGTAGTAGGTTTCCTCGACGACAACGTCGCTGGCGGCCAGTTCGGCGGCGATGTCGCCTACCTCGACTTTGTGGGTGGCGGCGATGTTGCGCAGCCGGTCGTGGCCGATATCGAAGTTGCAGTGGAGGTCGGTTTCGGGGTGGACGACCGAGGGATGGCCGATGGCCTGCTCGAAGTCGAGCACCGGCGTCAGCACTTCGTAGTCGACCTTGATGAGCTCCAGCGCCCTTTGGGCCGTGCGCTCGTCGACGGCGGCGACGATGGCGACTTCGTCGCCGACGTAGCGGACGAGATCCTCGAGGATGAGCCGGTCGTAGGGGGACGGCTCGGGGTAGGTCTGGCCGGCGAGGGTGAACCTCACCTTGGGTACGTCTTTGTGGGTGAGGACGCATGCCACACCCTCGACGCCTTCGGCGACGGCGGTGTCGATGGCCTTTATGCGGGCGGAGGCGTGAGGGCTGTGGAGAATTTTGACCACCAGGGCGTTGGCGGGGGCAAGGTCTTCGGTGTAGAGGGGCTTGCCGGTGGCGATGGCCAGCCCGTCGATCTTGGGGACGCCTTTGCCGACGAGCTTCATGAACGCACCTCCAGGAACTTTTTGACCGCCCGCAGTTGGCCCATATAGCCGGTGCAGCGGCAGAGGTTGCCGGTGAGGTAATGGGTTATCGCCTCGTCGGTGGGGTCGGCGAGCTCGCGTTTCATCGCCAGTACGGTCATGATGAAGCCGGGGCTGCAGAAGCCGCATTGCTCGCCGCCCTCGGCGACGAGCAGGCGGGCGAACGCCTCCGCTTCGCCGGCGACGCCTTCGATGGTGGTGATGTCGTGGCCGTCCATGCGCGCCGACAGGGTGGCGCAGGATAGGGTCGGCTTGCCGTCGATCCACACGGTGCAGAGGCCACAGTTGGTGGTGTCGCAGCCGCGGCGGATGCTGGCGAAGCCGGCGGCCCGCAGGGTGTCGGCGAGCAGTTCGTCGGCCGCCACCTCAAGGACGGTTTTTTGGCCGTTGATGGTTACTTCTATTTTCATGTAAGTACCTCCAGCACGGCGCGTTTTACGAGGACGGCGGCCATCGCCCGGCGGTATTCGGCCGACGCCTTGAGGTTGCCGCCGAAGGCGAGTTCGCCGGCGGCTAGTTCGCCGGCCTCGTCGGCACTGGCCCCGGCAGCGAGGGCGGCGGCGGCCGCGGGAGCGAGCTGAGCCCTGGCCGGCCTGGCCCCGACCGCGACCGTCCAGCGGTCGCCGCGGCGGGCTACGGCGGCGTTGACGACCGGGAAGTCGCTGGCCGAGTTACGCAGGCTCTGGTAGGCGGCGGCACGGCCGTCTTTGCGTATGTATATCCGGGTCAGGATATCCCTGGCGTAGGGCTTGTCCAAAAAAGCCGCGAGCGGCATCCGGCCGCCGCCGTGCAGCTCGACATCCGTGTCGAGCGCCAGGAGGGCGGCGATGAGGTCGGAGAAGCCGTATTTCGAGTAGACGGAGGCGCCGACGGTGACGAGGTTGCGGAACTGGACGCCGAGGACGTTGCCCACCGCCCGGGGCAGCATGCCGCGGAAGTTTTCCCGGCAGGCAGGGTGGGTTTCCAGCGCGCGGAAGGTCGCCATCGCCCCCAGTTCGATGCAGCCGTCCGCCTCGCGGACGTAGTCGAGGCCGAGCAGCGACAGGTCGACGGCGGTAGCGATTTTCTTGCTGCCCATCCGCAGGAAGGCGCAGCCGCCCAACAGCGTGTTGTCCGGGTGGGCCGTGAGCGCCCTGTAGGCCTCATCCAACGTCTGCGGCCGAACGAGTTCTCTGATTGTAAACATTGTGTCCCCCCTCCCATAAAAAGAAAAACCGGCGCCGGATTTCGCTTTTCCCGATGAGCAAAAATCCCCGCCGGGGTCTGGCCCCCCGATGGCTTTTTCACTCGTAGCCGGCAATTTACGGTTGCCTGTAGAAACTTCCGGGCCGTATCCCCAAAATTATACGAGAGTATTTAGTTGCGCTTTTATTTTACCTTTGACGACAAATAGTGTCAACGAGGGGAACGGGACGCCCCGCTCCCGCGGCGAAAATAAAAAACAGGCTGCCGCCTGTTTTTCCTAGCGCATATATATGCCGGCGCGTCGCCAGAGGATGCCGACGGTCGTCTTGCCGTCCTCCTCCTTGATGGCCCGCTGCATTTCGCCGGCGATTTCCTCGTAGTCGTGGGTCCAGGCCCAGGTGGAGAGGATCGCCACGAAAACGGCTACCGCTCCGGGAAGTAAGACCATGGACATTATGCTGTCTTCCATTGCTGCCAATTCCTTCCTTGATAATTATTATTAATTATACTTCGCTCCCGGCTGCTGGAAAAGATGGTCATTATGCCGTAATACGTCGTAATACCGCGAATTATACGCATAATTCCCCAATGCATGCCGCCACGGTCCGGAACAGCCCGTAAAGCGGGGCGGCAAGCCGGACGGCGGTTTATAGCGGGTCGGCGGCAATTAAACTGAAAATAGAATCTTTTCCCGGTCGCTTTCCTGACACAAAACAAAGCCCCCGAAGGGGCTTTGTTCAGGCTAATTTCCGCATCAGCCGCATGCCGTTGAGGGTAACGAGCAGCGACGCCCCAGTGTCGGCAAAGACAGCCAGCCACAAGTTGGCGAAGCCGGCGAAGGTCAGGGCGACGAAGACCGCTTTGACGGCGACGGCGAAGACGATGTTCTCCTTGATGACCGTAAGTGTTTTGCGGCTGAGCCGGATGACGTACGCCAGCTTGCCGAGATCGTCGGCCATGAGGGCGATGTCGGCCGTCTCCAGGGCGGCGTCCGAGCCGGCAACCCCCATAGCGACGCCGACATCGGCGGCCGCCAGAGCCGGGGCGTCGTTGACGCCGTCTCCCACCATCGCCACGCCGCCGTAGCGGCCGGCAAGGTCTTTTACGGCCTTTACTTTGTCGGCGGGCATGAGATCGCTGTAGACGCCGTCGAGTTTGAGGCGGGCAGCGATGGCTTCGGCCGTCCGGCGGTTGTCGCCGGTGAGCATGGCCACATGACCGACGCCGGCCCGGCGCAGCGCGGCGACGGCGGCGGCGCTGTCGCCGCGCAGCGTGTCGGCGACAGCGACTACGCCATAGAGCGCATCCGCGGCGCCGACCAGCATCGCTGTCTTGCCTGCCGCTTCGAGTCCCGAGAGCATTGCCTCGTGTCGGGCAAGATCATGCCCCAGACCAGTGAACAGGCGGGCGCTGCCGACATAGACGACAGTTCCTTCCACTTCAGCCTGGGCCCCCTGGCCTACCAGGGCCCGAAAAGCTGACGCCGGCTTGAGTTCGAGCCCGGCGGCGGCCGCAGCGATTGCCCGGGCCATGGGGTGCTCGGACCATTTCTCGACCGACGCGGCCAGGGCGAGCAGCTGGTCGGCGGCAAAGCCGTCGAACGGGATGACGTCGGTGATCTGGGGCCGGCCGTGGGTAAGTGTGCCGGTTTTATCGAAGGCCACCGCACGGAGGGCGCCCAGCTTCTCCAGGTAGGCGCCGCCCTTGATCAGCACGCCCCGCCTGGAGGCGTTGCCGATGGCGGCGACGACCGACACCGGTGTGGAGATGACGAGGGCGCAGGGACAGGAGATGACGAGCAGCACCAGTCCCTTGTAGAACCAGGGGGCGAAGGGCTGGCCAAATGCCAGCCAGGGCAGAACCATGACGGCGGCGGCGGCTGTCAGCACGGCCGGCGTGTAGTAGCGGGCGAATTTATCGACGAACTGCTGGGAGGGCGCGCGCTGGGCCTGGGCCTCCTCGACCAGATGCATGATTTTGGCGAGGGTGGAGTCGGCGGCTGCTTTGGCGACTTCGACCTCCAGCACGCCATACTGGTTTACGGTGCCGGCGTATACTGTGTCGCCGGCCGCCTTTTCCACCGGCAGCGATTCGCCGGTGAGGGCTGCTTCGTCGACGGCCGAATGGCCGCTGCGCACGACGCCGTCGAGCGCGACCCTTTCCCCCGGCCTGACGACGATAACGCTGCCGGGAGCGATCGCCGTCACCGCCAGCCGCTCTTCTGCGCCGCCGGCAAGCACCGTCGCCTCGGACGGGGCCAGCTCCATCAACGCCCGCACCGCCAGGCGGGTCTTGTCGAGCGTGTAGGTCTGGAGCGTATTGCCGAGAGAGAACAGGAAGGCCA of the Sporomusaceae bacterium genome contains:
- a CDS encoding molybdopterin-dependent oxidoreductase, which produces MKLVGKGVPKIDGLAIATGKPLYTEDLAPANALVVKILHSPHASARIKAIDTAVAEGVEGVACVLTHKDVPKVRFTLAGQTYPEPSPYDRLILEDLVRYVGDEVAIVAAVDERTAQRALELIKVDYEVLTPVLDFEQAIGHPSVVHPETDLHCNFDIGHDRLRNIAATHKVEVGDIAAELAASDVVVEETYYTQAQAQAMMETYRAFSYLDHAGRLVVVSSTQIPFHVRRHLARALELPASRIRVIKPRIGGGFGGKQTAVVEIFAAIVTLRTGRPAKIVYERKETFTATNSRHAMRLKVRLGADRGGLIRAIDVQCLSDTGAYGEHAPTVFSVAGEKSLPLYNKARAVRYAGHAVYTNKLPAGAMRGYGATQGCFAVESAVNKLADALGIDPCELRRKNIIRAGEIDIYHNRILGSSSLDRCIERGRELIGWLDKYPRRDLGGKVRAVGMAVTMQGSGIAGIDTASAEVRLNDDGNYTLLLGSTDMGTGSDTILAQMAAEVLETSMDTIIVHAADTDVSPFDTGSYASSTAYVTGMAVVKAAGELREKIIVAAAALMNAAPAEVTFDGSILTGPAGATITLAELAQRSVVGPDRRQLSGYASHGSPVSPPPFVAGFAEVEIDKETGKVELLDYIAVIDCGTVVNPNLARIQAEGGLVQGIGLALYEDVKYDERGALQTNSFMTYKIPSRKDIGTVRVFFEESYEPTGPFGAKSIGEVVNNTPAPAIVHAVRNAIGAWLTRLPLTPEKVYAAMVK
- a CDS encoding 2Fe-2S iron-sulfur cluster-binding protein, encoding MKIEVTINGQKTVLEVAADELLADTLRAAGFASIRRGCDTTNCGLCTVWIDGKPTLSCATLSARMDGHDITTIEGVAGEAEAFARLLVAEGGEQCGFCSPGFIMTVLAMKRELADPTDEAITHYLTGNLCRCTGYMGQLRAVKKFLEVRS
- a CDS encoding FAD binding domain-containing protein; this translates as MFTIRELVRPQTLDEAYRALTAHPDNTLLGGCAFLRMGSKKIATAVDLSLLGLDYVREADGCIELGAMATFRALETHPACRENFRGMLPRAVGNVLGVQFRNLVTVGASVYSKYGFSDLIAALLALDTDVELHGGGRMPLAAFLDKPYARDILTRIYIRKDGRAAAYQSLRNSASDFPVVNAAVARRGDRWTVAVGARPARAQLAPAAAAALAAGASADEAGELAAGELAFGGNLKASAEYRRAMAAVLVKRAVLEVLT
- a CDS encoding heavy metal translocating P-type ATPase, with translation MSVYLLGGLDCADCAAKLEKRIAALAGVRQATVNFATAKLAVAHTLSDQAIIKAVEKAGYSARRADAPTEPVPGWRREPRTLATLASGLLLAVAASLDLLDAATAWTVPVYALAALAGGWHAARSGLSGLKSLTLDMNFLMTVAVIGAAALGEWSEGATVAFLFSLGNTLQTYTLDKTRLAVRALMELAPSEATVLAGGAEERLAVTAIAPGSVIVVRPGERVALDGVVRSGHSAVDEAALTGESLPVEKAAGDTVYAGTVNQYGVLEVEVAKAAADSTLAKIMHLVEEAQAQRAPSQQFVDKFARYYTPAVLTAAAAVMVLPWLAFGQPFAPWFYKGLVLLVISCPCALVISTPVSVVAAIGNASRRGVLIKGGAYLEKLGALRAVAFDKTGTLTHGRPQITDVIPFDGFAADQLLALAASVEKWSEHPMARAIAAAAAGLELKPASAFRALVGQGAQAEVEGTVVYVGSARLFTGLGHDLARHEAMLSGLEAAGKTAMLVGAADALYGVVAVADTLRGDSAAAVAALRRAGVGHVAMLTGDNRRTAEAIAARLKLDGVYSDLMPADKVKAVKDLAGRYGGVAMVGDGVNDAPALAAADVGVAMGVAGSDAALETADIALMADDLGKLAYVIRLSRKTLTVIKENIVFAVAVKAVFVALTFAGFANLWLAVFADTGASLLVTLNGMRLMRKLA